The following proteins are co-located in the Gossypium hirsutum isolate 1008001.06 chromosome A02, Gossypium_hirsutum_v2.1, whole genome shotgun sequence genome:
- the LOC107944720 gene encoding 60S ribosomal protein L9 encodes MKTILSSETMDIPDGVDIKVKAKMIEVEGPRGKLIRNFKHLNLDFHLIKDEESGKRKLRIEAWFGSRKTSAAIRTALSHVENLITGVTKGYRYKMRFVYAHFPINASITNGNKSIEIRNFLGEKKVRKVDMLEGVSIVRSEKVKDEIVLDGNDIELVSRSAALINQKCHVKNKDIRKFLDGIYVSEKGRIAEEE; translated from the exons ATGAAGACCATTCTTTCTTCAGAGACAATGGACATCCCTGATGGGGTTGATATTAAGGTGAAGGCCAAGATGATCGAGGTTGAAGGTCCCAGGGGTAAGCTCATCCGTAACTTCAAGCACCTCAACCTCGATTTTCATCTTATCAAGGACGAGGAGAGCGGCAAACGCAAGCTCAGGATCGAGGCTTGGTTTGGCTCTAGAAAGACTAGCGCCGCCATCCGTACTGCTCTCAGCCACGTTGAGAATCTCATCACCGGCGTCACCAAGGGCTACCGTTACAAGATGAGGTTTGTTTATGCTCATTTTCCCATCAACGCCTCCATCACTAACGGCAACAAGTCCATCGAGATCCGTAATTTCCTTGGCGAGAAGAAg GTGCGAAAGGTGGATATGTTGGAAGGGGTATCCATTGTTCGATCAGAGAAGGTTAAAGACGAGATCGTGTTGGATGGTAACGATATCGAACTTGTGTCACGCTCGGCAGCTTTGATAAACCAG AAATGCCATGTGAAGAACAAGGATATTAGAAAGTTCCTTGATGGTATCTATGTTAGCGAGAAGGGCAGGATCGCTGAAGAAGAATGA